In Candidatus Electrothrix scaldis, the genomic window CAGGTGAAAACACGAACGGAGACCATCCGTGAAACCATCGCTATCGACTCAGCAGACCAGGCAGTAACAATCACCGTGCCCAGCCTGCCCACGGAAATGATTATTGACCCGCAATATGACCTGATGCGGACATTAGACGGGAAAGAACGCCCCCCGGTCTGGATGCAATTCATTGGAGCCAAGGAAAAGACAGTTGTCTTGCCAGAGAATGGCGCGGAGCTCTCCGCTTACCTTCCCCTGACTACGGAGCTTGAGCGCTGGGGCAGTACTATCGTCAAGCCGGAAGACGTAAAAAACAGTGAACTTTCGCAGGGAAGCTTCCTCTTCCTGGGCAGCTCAGTCCTGCGACAAACCCTTTTTGGAGCCTCCGAGGAACGGGTCACCGGTTTCAATCTTGATGTGCGGAAAAATCCCTTAAATCAGGAACAGGTCATGGTCCTGATATCCTCTGCATCTCTGGAAGAAAGCCAGAAGGCCTTGCCCAAACTCATGCATTATGGCAAGTATTCCCGCCTGCTTTTTCATGAAGGAAGAATCAAAAAGAAAGAGATAGCCTTGGCAGACAACGGCATCCGCCTGCCCCTGCTCAAACCACCCGTCGGCGTCCCGGCCCCGCAGATGCAGGAGTTCTCAGTCATCCTCAATGATATATCGCAAAGCAAAATTATCTATGCAGGAGAAACCCATACAGATTACGGGACCCACCTGCTCCAGTTGCAGGTCCTCCAGGCCCTGCGGGAACAGCTGGTGCAGGAAGGGCGTGGTGATAATCTGGTCATAGGGATGGAGATGTTTCCCCGTAGCTCTCAACCCGCCCTGGACGGCTTTATCAATGGAACCATCGCTACTGAACAGGATTTTCTTCGCCTCTCAGATTATTATAATGTCTGGGGCTATGATTATCGTATGTACCGGGACATCATCAATTATGCCAAGGCCCACCGTATTCCTCTCATCGGGCTTAACCTGAATAAAGACATTGTCAGTAAGGTATTTCAAACGGGTTCAACCGACGAACTGACACCGGAGCAATACAACGAGGCAGCGCCGGACCGCAATCTGGACATTGCTGGATATCGTGAACGCCTTATCCAGATCCATGCTCTGCATAAGGAGAAGGATGAGAAAAACTTTGGTGGCTTCCTGCAGGCCCAAGCCATGTGGGATGAAACTATGGCCGAATCCATAGTGAAGTATCTTCAGGCCCATCCTGAGAAAAAAATACTGGTGCTGGCAGGAACCGGCCATGTGTATAAGGACAGCGCAATTCCGCCTCGGGTGGCCCGCAGGATGGAAGCACGCCAGTCCGTGCTCATTGCCAATAACGGCCAGGTCACTGGGAGAGAAAAGGGTTGGCAGGCCGATTATCTGATATTCACTGAGGAGGTGGATCTTCCCCCTGCTGGTAAGATCGGGGTAGCGCTGAAGGAAGAGAAGCAGACCAAGGACCGGCCTTCCCGAGTTGAGATTACAGATATCAGCCCCTTAAGTAAAGCTGGTGAGGCAGGCCTACAACAGGGTGATGTTATCCTGGCTGTGGATAATTCGCCAATTACCACCATCGGTGATTTAAAAATAGCTCTTCTCGATAAAACGCCAGGCGAGACGGTTCAGCTCAATATTGTCAGGAAGAATAAAGTGATGAATATCAAGGTGGAATTATCTGATACCTAAATCCTGCAATTGATCTTTTTGGCTCAAATGACTAACCATTTGGTGTTGTAGAAAACCAAAAATTCTGAAAATAGTTATCAGTTGATAGTAAAAAACACCGAAAAGTGCTGTTTCCAGATAAGCAGATGCCTCTTTAAGGCTGATCAAGTAGAATATTTTGCCCCACAAGACGCACTAATCCTGTTGATGGAAAAAAATATTTCAAAAAAAGAGGTAGTAGTGCTGGTCAGTACAGCCCCACCGCCACCCAGTCATCCCACTGAGTGGAATACAGCATTCGTTCGGGAACAAATAGCTTTTGCTGCCGTCCACCAGTAGTATACTTCCCAGCCACCCGAACGAGAAATGTACGAATTGTACCTGGCTCCCAGCGACGTAATACAGCATTACCGCTCAATAAAGCCATCCATCGTATCGTGTTGTATGCCAGAATAGCAGTTTGAAACAACACACTATTTGCCCAGAAATCTTCTGTCTTGATATGTACCAACGCAGTCTGGTTTTTTGCTTCCTCAATCCAGGTTTCACAAGTTGCTCGTTGGCCGTATCGTTTGTGGACCTGCCATGGATCAGCAATCTCACTGACCACATAACAGAAGTAATCGAACTCCTTCATCTCAAACAGGGTCGCTGGTTTTGCCGGGTCAGCCGGTTTCTCTCTGCGGACCGCAACAAAGAGTCGGGTCGAAGACCAGGTCGTACATTTATGAAAAAAGATACATTGTTCCCAACCGGCCTGCCCGGGGACCGGCTCCCAGGATTGTTTGGACAGAAGGGTGACCAGCCCCTTGAGCTTAACCTTGATCAGGTAACTATGACCATACTGATCCAAAAGATCAAGCAGGGCACCAACAAAAAAAACCGCTGTCGCCCCTGAACAAAATCCGGGTTCCATTGGGAAGGTGTGCCAGAAGTTGCTTGGTAAACTCGACAATACCATTACTTGTATAGGCATTGCCGCATCGAAGCCACCCTTGCAATATCTCTTTGCTTTCAGCGCAAAATGCAAGCAGAGGATGATACGATTTTGCACCGCGTTTATGTGGATTAAACCCTTTGGCCGCTCCTTGCTGAGAACCGTATACCGTCTTTTCTGTGGAATCCACATCAACAACCAGACAGTGGGCTGCACCGACTTTACTTTTCCCGGATCGCAATCCCTTACGCCACATGCGAGCACGCAACCGATGATTAAGAACTTCCAGGTTATTGATATGACGATAGCTGAATGTTCGAAAAAGGCGGCCAAAGGTTGTTTCGTCCGGGATTAACCGCCATCCTGCTATCCGGCAAAGTACGCTATCTGCCCAGACTGTTGCAATATTGCTGATAGAACGAGCTCCGCCGATAATAGCTATCAAAGGGAGAAATATTATATCAACTGCATCATAAGTGGCGGTGGCTCCGCGTTGATGTTCTAAAGTTTCCTGGATAAGCTGGCCAACATTATGTTTTTGCAGGAACTTTACGGCAGGAATCAAGCCTGCCTGTGCTGTAACCCCTTTTGCTCCTTTATTAATTTGTATTTTTTTGGGCGAGACTCGGGCAGATCGTTTATTCTGTTTAGACTTCATAAAAATAGTGACCCTCTTCTGTAGTAATTTTACCTTTAACATATTGAGGATTATACTATTTTTACGATACCCTTTCAACTAATTGCAGGATTTAGGTGATATGGAAAAAACGGCTATGATGCCGCCGGGGCACCCGAAGAGGTAGAGAAAGGCCGGAGAAATATTCGACTACCGCCTGGGAACCACGGCATAGGCAGTTAAATTCTTCGACAAGGCTTTTTTCTCAATATACCATTCCTTTTTCGGCAGACTTAAAAGATACGATGCTATTTTCTTATTGGCCCTATACAAGTATCGTTGTTGCCTAAAAACCGATTCGACCTGACTCGGAGCAACCATCGCAAAGGCAGAAACAATATCTTGGGGTTGCAAAACTTTTTCCCGATCAAGCAGAACCAAATACTGCCTGTCAGGTGCAAAGGACTTGATAATTCTCCTATTACTACTCACCGTGTATACTGTAACCGGACTCTCCAGTGGGAGAACATTGGGAACAATTTCTCCCTGGTTCTGCCAGCCAAGAAAATAGCGACTCACTATGGTGAGGGGCAAATCTTCTGTAAAAACTCCGAGCAAACCACAAATAGAGTTATTGGAATCACGACCGCATTCCTGCTGCGAATCGGTTTTCTCCTTGCTTTCCCCAATAAATCTGACCGTCTCAATCAATAAGCTCTCTGCACTGCTCTGTAAGGCTGGATGCGCTGGGGGATGCAGGATTTCCCAACACGCGATTACAAACATACAGAGGAACACGCCCCCTCGAAGAACCCGATACTGTCTGATCCTGTCGTACACTAAACCAGCAAGCACTCCAGAAAGACAGCAGGTTGCAACGAGTAAACTCCAGCCTTCTCGCTGATAGGAAGAGAATTGCAAGAAACCGCTGGAGGCCTGCACCGTGGTCAGAGCGCCCCAGGTCCCGAGAATTGTAATGCCTATATGCTGACGAAAAACACCGTAGCCCAAGCAAATGAGGTAAAGGACCAATAAGGCCCAGCCCATCAGATCAATAAAAAAATTACCAAAGCCAAAGCGCTTAATCGTAAAAAAGTCCACGACAAGCTGAAAGTACGGGCTGGCAAGAACTATCTCAACATACTTATTATGAGTAACCGAGGTTTTCTTGCTGACTTGCTGCACCTTATGCACCACCTTCTCTGTGGTCGCCTTTTCTTCACCGCCGTACTGGATGAGCACTCGGGCGGTATTAAAACGCTGCCCAGAACCTGCCTGCCAAAAATGGAAGCTCGCCAGCAGGACAGCAGGCAAACACAGCAAGATAAGAAATAAGGTTTGCCGCAACCACTGCCGACGTGTCCGTAACAAAGCAACAAGGCGCTCTATAAGAAAAATGATGAAGATATGAAGCAGCATCATAGGGACAGAGGCTGCTAAGCCCAGCAAGGCTATGATAAAGAGCAAAGTCAGACCGAGTATATTTCCCTCTTTTTTTTCAGCAAGAAGAGCGTATAAATACAGGATACAGGGAATAAGCAGTAAACCGAACTGATTGGCAAAGGCCCCTATCCCTGTTTTTATGAGGATATTCATGCCAGGAAAACAGGCCGCGCAGAAGCTGCCCAAAAGCGCAGGACGCCGGTTCACGAGCCGTTCAAGCACAACATAGATCGCCAGTACCAAAGCTGTCCCGAAAAAAGCCCCGGCAAAACGGGCTACGAGGTACGGATCAAGCCCAAAAAGCAACACAGGTAGAGCTAAGAGCCAGTGATACCCCGCCGGATAGACAATATTAAAAATCTTACCATGTTCGGAGAGATGACGAAGATAATGAAGATGGGTGTAGGCATCAGATTGGCCTAAGGCTGCGGTCTGTAAAGGATGGATAGAGCGGACAGCAAAGGCGGTAATCAAAACCAGCAAAAGGGGTAAGGCACTCTTTATCCAGTCTTTGGTAAAAATCCGTTGAACAGACTGACGTAAACGAGGAGACAGAAAGGAGACCAGAGAGCCTCCTGTCAACAAACAAAGATACACTGCCGCTTCGGTCCCAGGGGCGTGTCCCACCACATGTGACCAAACCAACCCAATGGTGGCTTGGCTACCAGTACCAACCAGAAGTGCCCCAAGCAGGGTTTCCGACCAGTCGCGTTTTGGCAAGAGAAGATGAGCAATGGGCAAAGGCAAAAGCACCAGAAGGACAAAAAGGCTTGCTGTTACGGTGCCCATGTGAAGAAAGAGTGATGCCATAGCCCTATAATGAGCAAAAAATCGGAGCGAGCTCTACAGATATTTCTGCACTGAGAGTTTCAGTGACTCGGGAATTAACTTAAATAATGACGACGGAATTTTGGCTTTCAGACTATTCAGTCGATTACTTTTGTTCAAGAAAGCTCTGTTATACCCTTGGTCCCACCAGCCGTCCGCCAGAGGATCAAAGACAGGAGCTTCCGTTCGGCGAAAAAATGTTGTTTTCCCAAGCACCTCTATGCACTCAAACATATCATCTGCACTGAGAATTTCTGCCATTCTCTTAATAGAGGGGATATTGGTATCATCAAGGATTAATAAGGCATTCTCGGCAAGGTGAGGGTAAATATAATAATATTCCAACTCGGGAAAGGGATAGCCGTGCGGTCCATCAATCAAGGCAACCTGCAATGGTTTTGTGAAGGTAAATGCCGGAACAGTTTGCTGGGTTGGACCATTTATAAGTTCAGTACTTTCCTGGCGAAAAAGGCCAGACTCCCGTACCTTAGTCAGGCTTTTTCCCACATCAAGGGCAAAGGCTAGATGATGTTCGG contains:
- a CDS encoding ChaN family lipoprotein; this translates as MRTLLLFCYLLIPLLFPFSLQAQGTEETPVSDTLPPPLHQDIHISFDLASSLMLGKSTLILPPERKLKLSLNELENVRIELIEAETTEPEENEQEPIPQEIAPNSDNTISLTPAAQERPLSLTWQVSAPAPGSSGNLITPEGITLTGFWHPMAEEKMTFSLNAKLPPGFSGVTEANELKIIAEEDKQVLRATSPQPLSSINFAAGPYTVLSHRLNNLTIYGYFFPEDEELAPAYLNKAAEYVQRYEDLIGPFPYQRYSIVENRLPTGYGMPSFTLLGQAVVRLPFIKDTSLGHEILHSWFGNAIENGEGGNWCEGLTTLLADQTYATEKGEGTDYRKNQLLRYQAYVGQENDVTVFDFQHGSDSQPMARKMRAIGYDKVSMLFHMLRKELGDEPFLAALRQLYQDKKYAAANWSDLENAFAVASGRDLSLFFSQWLSRADIPSFTVEQVGMEQKGGKSEISFHIIQQTEKSYHFRLPVQVKTRTETIRETIAIDSADQAVTITVPSLPTEMIIDPQYDLMRTLDGKERPPVWMQFIGAKEKTVVLPENGAELSAYLPLTTELERWGSTIVKPEDVKNSELSQGSFLFLGSSVLRQTLFGASEERVTGFNLDVRKNPLNQEQVMVLISSASLEESQKALPKLMHYGKYSRLLFHEGRIKKKEIALADNGIRLPLLKPPVGVPAPQMQEFSVILNDISQSKIIYAGETHTDYGTHLLQLQVLQALREQLVQEGRGDNLVIGMEMFPRSSQPALDGFINGTIATEQDFLRLSDYYNVWGYDYRMYRDIINYAKAHRIPLIGLNLNKDIVSKVFQTGSTDELTPEQYNEAAPDRNLDIAGYRERLIQIHALHKEKDEKNFGGFLQAQAMWDETMAESIVKYLQAHPEKKILVLAGTGHVYKDSAIPPRVARRMEARQSVLIANNGQVTGREKGWQADYLIFTEEVDLPPAGKIGVALKEEKQTKDRPSRVEITDISPLSKAGEAGLQQGDVILAVDNSPITTIGDLKIALLDKTPGETVQLNIVRKNKVMNIKVELSDT
- a CDS encoding transposase, with amino-acid sequence MEPGFCSGATAVFFVGALLDLLDQYGHSYLIKVKLKGLVTLLSKQSWEPVPGQAGWEQCIFFHKCTTWSSTRLFVAVRREKPADPAKPATLFEMKEFDYFCYVVSEIADPWQVHKRYGQRATCETWIEEAKNQTALVHIKTEDFWANSVLFQTAILAYNTIRWMALLSGNAVLRRWEPGTIRTFLVRVAGKYTTGGRQQKLFVPERMLYSTQWDDWVAVGLY
- a CDS encoding transposase, with product MKSKQNKRSARVSPKKIQINKGAKGVTAQAGLIPAVKFLQKHNVGQLIQETLEHQRGATATYDAVDIIFLPLIAIIGGARSISNIATVWADSVLCRIAGWRLIPDETTFGRLFRTFSYRHINNLEVLNHRLRARMWRKGLRSGKSKVGAAHCLVVDVDSTEKTVYGSQQGAAKGFNPHKRGAKSYHPLLAFCAESKEILQGWLRCGNAYTSNGIVEFTKQLLAHLPNGTRILFRGDSGFFCWCPA
- a CDS encoding glycosyltransferase family 39 protein, with product MASLFLHMGTVTASLFVLLVLLPLPIAHLLLPKRDWSETLLGALLVGTGSQATIGLVWSHVVGHAPGTEAAVYLCLLTGGSLVSFLSPRLRQSVQRIFTKDWIKSALPLLLVLITAFAVRSIHPLQTAALGQSDAYTHLHYLRHLSEHGKIFNIVYPAGYHWLLALPVLLFGLDPYLVARFAGAFFGTALVLAIYVVLERLVNRRPALLGSFCAACFPGMNILIKTGIGAFANQFGLLLIPCILYLYALLAEKKEGNILGLTLLFIIALLGLAASVPMMLLHIFIIFLIERLVALLRTRRQWLRQTLFLILLCLPAVLLASFHFWQAGSGQRFNTARVLIQYGGEEKATTEKVVHKVQQVSKKTSVTHNKYVEIVLASPYFQLVVDFFTIKRFGFGNFFIDLMGWALLVLYLICLGYGVFRQHIGITILGTWGALTTVQASSGFLQFSSYQREGWSLLVATCCLSGVLAGLVYDRIRQYRVLRGGVFLCMFVIACWEILHPPAHPALQSSAESLLIETVRFIGESKEKTDSQQECGRDSNNSICGLLGVFTEDLPLTIVSRYFLGWQNQGEIVPNVLPLESPVTVYTVSSNRRIIKSFAPDRQYLVLLDREKVLQPQDIVSAFAMVAPSQVESVFRQQRYLYRANKKIASYLLSLPKKEWYIEKKALSKNLTAYAVVPRR
- a CDS encoding class I SAM-dependent methyltransferase, yielding MPDYQNVLAQINALPADWHGSGPLSDAVLKRIAEYCDQIAPIHYSMETGAGKSTLFFSQISEHHLAFALDVGKSLTKVRESGLFRQESTELINGPTQQTVPAFTFTKPLQVALIDGPHGYPFPELEYYYIYPHLAENALLILDDTNIPSIKRMAEILSADDMFECIEVLGKTTFFRRTEAPVFDPLADGWWDQGYNRAFLNKSNRLNSLKAKIPSSLFKLIPESLKLSVQKYL